In the Cannabis sativa cultivar Pink pepper isolate KNU-18-1 unplaced genomic scaffold, ASM2916894v1 Contig1, whole genome shotgun sequence genome, one interval contains:
- the LOC115719844 gene encoding uncharacterized protein LOC115719844, with the protein MEFNSGEEKNHICNYCGKRFSSGKALGGHKRFHIQQERQAAAEAVAKACTDQDSGGNNNNNNGSSRFYCPVCPKHFPSLKSVSGHMRTHGDRVWRGINPPAPADNNLHNKPTTTTTTVDLLQSLPSNWSNIGGKRGRKFNPDTTSPSIAAAIQLIKLSQSKDRVFTKQNGAGYEVIKANSSSSTDYYNSDHHHYHQEKYPRVRVINDDDEDDDFISLKRKVMMIKKNNGSVNSSSNSTETTTDHKDDEKNVSNKKLKIRFGTSSNSTKCYKCNSCDKSFTTFQALGGHSSTHNKDNNHKKNCTTKKMDSKLLRPNKYFYGDQGSGHGDVLQIMMGSSISSSSQLIAMDHGGNCSSTAAERRRTLDIDLNELPVMSVTDV; encoded by the coding sequence ATGGAGTTCAACTCTGGAGAAGAGAAAAACCACATATGCAACTACTGTGGCAAAAGATTCAGCTCCGGCAAGGCTTTGGGAGGACACAAGAGATTTCATATCCAACAAGAACGTCAAGCTGCCGCCGAGGCCGTGGCCAAAGCTTGTACCGATCAAGACAGTGGTggtaataacaacaacaacaatggaAGTAGTAGGTTCTATTGTCCTGTGTGTCCCAAGCACTTTCCCTCATTGAAATCTGTATCTGGTCATATGAGAACTCATGGTGATAGGGTTTGGCGAGGGATTAACCCACCAGCACCAGCTGATAATAATCTTCATAACAAACCcactacaacaacaacaactgtTGATTTGCTGCAAAGTTTACCATCGAATTGGTCCAACATTGGCGGTAAGAGAGGTAGGAAATTTAACCCAGATACTACTAGTCCTAGTATTGCTGCAGCCATTCAACTAATCAAACTTTCTCAATCGAAAGATAGAGTTTTTACGAAACAAAATGGTGCTGGGTATGAGGTAATAAAAGCAAATTCTTCTTCTAGTACTGATTATTATAATTCtgatcatcatcattatcatcaagAAAAATACCCTAGGGTTAGGGTtattaatgatgatgatgaagatgatgatttTATTAGTTTGAAAAGAAAGGTTATGATGATTAAGAAGAATAATGGAAGCGTTAATAGTAGTAGTAACAGTACCGAAACTACTACCGATCATAAAGATGATGAGAAAAACGTTTCTAATAAGAAGCTGAAGATTAGATTTGGTACTTCTTCGAATTCTACTAAATGTTACAAATGTAACAGTTGTGATAAATCTTTTACTACATTTCAAGCCTTGGGAGGACATAGCTCAACTCATAATAAAGATAATAATCACAAGAAGAATTGTACTACAAAGAAGATGGATTCCAAATTATTAAGGCCCAATAAGTACTTTTATGGTGATCAAGGTAGTGGTCATGGTGATGTGCTTCAGATTATGATGGGGTCTTCAATATCATCATCTTCTCAATTGATAGCAATGGATCATGGTGGAAATTGTAGTAGTACAGCTGCTGAACGACGTCGTACGCTTGATATAGATCTCAATGAATTGCCTGTTATGAGCGTAACTGATGTCTAA